In a single window of the Manis pentadactyla isolate mManPen7 chromosome 14, mManPen7.hap1, whole genome shotgun sequence genome:
- the NOC4L gene encoding nucleolar complex protein 4 homolog isoform X1, translating into MEGDFGPGVARRALGRLLEAVLANRGEANAVFDILAVLQSEDQGEIQEAVRACSRLFGALLERGELFVGQLPSEKMVMAGSQRATRKYKVWMRHRYHSCCNRLGELLAHPSFQVQELALGTLMKFVQLEGAHPLEKPKWEGNYLFPRQLFKSVVEGVLSPEEDHSLLLSQFREYLEHDDICYHTMQAATDVVVQVANGHPEQVPLTFWNNAFTLLSAVSLPHQESEALNFYVKRAGAAGGWGLGWGKVHVASSPPTLQEHKKAFQLMWLSFLKYKLPLSLCKKVLVIMHDSILPHLAQPSLMIDFLTHAYNMGGAVSLLALNGLFILIHEHNLEYPDFYRKLYGLLDPSIFHVKYRARFFHLADLFLSSSHLPAYLVAAFAKRLSRLALTAPPEALLMVLPFICNLLRRHPACHILVHRPQGPELDADPYDPEEEDPAMSRALESSLWELQTLQQHYHPEVSRAAGVISQALSTSEVSIAPLLGLTAFEVFEQDLKKKGPESVPLEFIPAQGLLGRWDDLCAQHFTLS; encoded by the exons ATGGAGGGAGACTTCGGCCCCGGGGTCGCGCGTCGGGCGCTGGGCCGCCTGCTGGAGGCAGTGCTGGCGAACCGCGGCGAGGCCAACGCGGTGTTCGACATCCTGGCGGTGCTGCAG TCTGAGGACCAGGGGGAGATCCAGGAAGCAGTGCGCGCATGCAGCCGCCTTTTTGGGGCCTTGCTGGAGCGGGGAGAGCTGTTCGTGGGCCAGCTGCCCTCTGAGAAGATGGTCATGGCTG GGTCCCAGAGGGCCACAAGGAAGTACAAGGTGTGGATGAGGCACCGTTACCACAGCTGTTGCAACCGCCTGGGAGAGCTCCTTGCTCACCCCTCCTTTCAGGTTCAG GAGCTGGCTCTCGGGACACTCATGAAGTTCGTGCAGCTGGAAGGAGCACATCCTCTGGAGAAACCCAAGTGGGAAGGCAACTATCTGTTCCCCCGCCAGCTCTTCAAG TCTGTGGTGGAAGGCGTGCTCTCTCCAGAGGAGGACCACTCGCTGCTCCTCTCCCAGTTTCGGGAGTATCTGGAACACGATGACATCTGCTACCACACGATGCAAGCGGCCACAGACGTTGTGGTTCAGGTCGCCAATGGACACCCTGAG CAGGTACCTCTCACATTCTGGAACAATGCCTTCACGCTGCTGTCCGCTGTGAGTCTGCCCCACCAGGAGAGTGAAGCACTCAACTTCTATGTGAAGCGTGCTG GtgcagcaggaggctggggtctgggatgggggaaggtaCATGTAGCCTCATCACCCCCAACCCTGCAGGAGCACAAGAAGGCCTTCCAGCTGATGTGGCTCAGCTTCCTCAAATACAAG CTGCCGCTCAGCCTCTGCAAGAAGGTGCTCGTGATCATGCATGACTCCATCCTGCCACACCTGGCCCAGCCAAGCCTCATGATCGACTTCCTCACCCATGCCTACAACATGG GGGGCGCTGTCAGTCTTTTGGCCTTGAATGGACTCTTTATCCTGATTCACGAGCACAACCT GGAGTACCCTGACTTCTACCGGAAGCTCTATGGCCTCCTGGACCCATCCATCTTTCATGTCAAGTATCGGGCCCGCTTCTTCCATCTGGCCGATCTCTTCCTGTCCTCCTC TCACCTGCCTGCCTATCTGGTGGCTGCCTTTGCCAAGCGCCTGTCCCGCTTGGCCCTGACGGCCCCTCCCGAGGCCCTGCTTATGGTCTTGCCCTTCATCTGCAACCTGCTGCGCAGACACCCGGCCTGCCACATCCTTGTGCACCGCCCTCAGGGCCCAG AGCTGGATGCCGACCCCTATGACCCTGAAGAAGAGGACCCTGCCATGAGCCGAGCCCTGGAGAGCTCCTTGTGGGAGCTGCAG ACCCTGCAGCAGCACTACCACCCAGAGGTGTCCAGGGCCGCTGGCGTCATCAGTCAGGCGCTGTCCACATCCGAGGTCAGCATTGCACCGCTCTTGGGGCTCACTGCGTTCGAG GTCTTTGAGCAGGACCTGAAGAAGAAGGGGCCGGAGTCAGTACCACTGGAGTTCATCCCAGCCCAGGGCCTACTGGGCCGGTGGGACGACCTCTGCGCCCAGCACTTCACACTCAGCTGA
- the NOC4L gene encoding nucleolar complex protein 4 homolog isoform X5, which translates to MEGDFGPGVARRALGRLLEAVLANRGEANAVFDILAVLQSEDQGEIQEAVRACSRLFGALLERGELFVGQLPSEKMVMAGSQRATRKYKVWMRHRYHSCCNRLGELLAHPSFQVQELALGTLMKFVQLEGAHPLEKPKWEGNYLFPRQLFKSVVEGVLSPEEDHSLLLSQFREYLEHDDICYHTMQAATDVVVQVANGHPEQVPLTFWNNAFTLLSAVSLPHQESEALNFYVKRAGAAGGWGLGWGKVHVASSPPTLQEHKKAFQLMWLSFLKYKLPLSLCKKVLVIMHDSILPHLAQPSLMIDFLTHAYNMGGAVSLLALNGLFILIHEHNLEYPDFYRKLYGLLDPSIFHVKYRARFFHLADLFLSSSHLPAYLVAAFAKRLSRLALTAPPEALLMVLPFICNLLRRHPACHILVHRPQGPELDADPYDPEEEDPAMSRALESSLWELQKVVTSRIPCRPCSSTTTQRCPGPLASSVRRCPHPRSALHRSWGSLRSRSLSRT; encoded by the exons ATGGAGGGAGACTTCGGCCCCGGGGTCGCGCGTCGGGCGCTGGGCCGCCTGCTGGAGGCAGTGCTGGCGAACCGCGGCGAGGCCAACGCGGTGTTCGACATCCTGGCGGTGCTGCAG TCTGAGGACCAGGGGGAGATCCAGGAAGCAGTGCGCGCATGCAGCCGCCTTTTTGGGGCCTTGCTGGAGCGGGGAGAGCTGTTCGTGGGCCAGCTGCCCTCTGAGAAGATGGTCATGGCTG GGTCCCAGAGGGCCACAAGGAAGTACAAGGTGTGGATGAGGCACCGTTACCACAGCTGTTGCAACCGCCTGGGAGAGCTCCTTGCTCACCCCTCCTTTCAGGTTCAG GAGCTGGCTCTCGGGACACTCATGAAGTTCGTGCAGCTGGAAGGAGCACATCCTCTGGAGAAACCCAAGTGGGAAGGCAACTATCTGTTCCCCCGCCAGCTCTTCAAG TCTGTGGTGGAAGGCGTGCTCTCTCCAGAGGAGGACCACTCGCTGCTCCTCTCCCAGTTTCGGGAGTATCTGGAACACGATGACATCTGCTACCACACGATGCAAGCGGCCACAGACGTTGTGGTTCAGGTCGCCAATGGACACCCTGAG CAGGTACCTCTCACATTCTGGAACAATGCCTTCACGCTGCTGTCCGCTGTGAGTCTGCCCCACCAGGAGAGTGAAGCACTCAACTTCTATGTGAAGCGTGCTG GtgcagcaggaggctggggtctgggatgggggaaggtaCATGTAGCCTCATCACCCCCAACCCTGCAGGAGCACAAGAAGGCCTTCCAGCTGATGTGGCTCAGCTTCCTCAAATACAAG CTGCCGCTCAGCCTCTGCAAGAAGGTGCTCGTGATCATGCATGACTCCATCCTGCCACACCTGGCCCAGCCAAGCCTCATGATCGACTTCCTCACCCATGCCTACAACATGG GGGGCGCTGTCAGTCTTTTGGCCTTGAATGGACTCTTTATCCTGATTCACGAGCACAACCT GGAGTACCCTGACTTCTACCGGAAGCTCTATGGCCTCCTGGACCCATCCATCTTTCATGTCAAGTATCGGGCCCGCTTCTTCCATCTGGCCGATCTCTTCCTGTCCTCCTC TCACCTGCCTGCCTATCTGGTGGCTGCCTTTGCCAAGCGCCTGTCCCGCTTGGCCCTGACGGCCCCTCCCGAGGCCCTGCTTATGGTCTTGCCCTTCATCTGCAACCTGCTGCGCAGACACCCGGCCTGCCACATCCTTGTGCACCGCCCTCAGGGCCCAG AGCTGGATGCCGACCCCTATGACCCTGAAGAAGAGGACCCTGCCATGAGCCGAGCCCTGGAGAGCTCCTTGTGGGAGCTGCAG AAGGTGGTGACGTCCCGCATCCCCTGCAGACCCTGCAGCAGCACTACCACCCAGAGGTGTCCAGGGCCGCTGGCGTCATCAGTCAGGCGCTGTCCACATCCGAGGTCAGCATTGCACCGCTCTTGGGGCTCACTGCGTTCGAG GTCTTTGAGCAGGACCTGA
- the NOC4L gene encoding nucleolar complex protein 4 homolog isoform X6 produces MEGDFGPGVARRALGRLLEAVLANRGEANAVFDILAVLQSEDQGEIQEAVRACSRLFGALLERGELFVGQLPSEKMVMAGSQRATRKYKVWMRHRYHSCCNRLGELLAHPSFQVQELALGTLMKFVQLEGAHPLEKPKWEGNYLFPRQLFKSVVEGVLSPEEDHSLLLSQFREYLEHDDICYHTMQAATDVVVQVANGHPEQVPLTFWNNAFTLLSAVSLPHQESEALNFYVKRAGAAGGWGLGWGKVHVASSPPTLQEHKKAFQLMWLSFLKYKLPLSLCKKVLVIMHDSILPHLAQPSLMIDFLTHAYNMGGAVSLLALNGLFILIHEHNLEYPDFYRKLYGLLDPSIFHVKYRARFFHLADLFLSSSHPACHILVHRPQGPELDADPYDPEEEDPAMSRALESSLWELQTLQQHYHPEVSRAAGVISQALSTSEVSIAPLLGLTAFEVFEQDLKKKGPESVPLEFIPAQGLLGRWDDLCAQHFTLS; encoded by the exons ATGGAGGGAGACTTCGGCCCCGGGGTCGCGCGTCGGGCGCTGGGCCGCCTGCTGGAGGCAGTGCTGGCGAACCGCGGCGAGGCCAACGCGGTGTTCGACATCCTGGCGGTGCTGCAG TCTGAGGACCAGGGGGAGATCCAGGAAGCAGTGCGCGCATGCAGCCGCCTTTTTGGGGCCTTGCTGGAGCGGGGAGAGCTGTTCGTGGGCCAGCTGCCCTCTGAGAAGATGGTCATGGCTG GGTCCCAGAGGGCCACAAGGAAGTACAAGGTGTGGATGAGGCACCGTTACCACAGCTGTTGCAACCGCCTGGGAGAGCTCCTTGCTCACCCCTCCTTTCAGGTTCAG GAGCTGGCTCTCGGGACACTCATGAAGTTCGTGCAGCTGGAAGGAGCACATCCTCTGGAGAAACCCAAGTGGGAAGGCAACTATCTGTTCCCCCGCCAGCTCTTCAAG TCTGTGGTGGAAGGCGTGCTCTCTCCAGAGGAGGACCACTCGCTGCTCCTCTCCCAGTTTCGGGAGTATCTGGAACACGATGACATCTGCTACCACACGATGCAAGCGGCCACAGACGTTGTGGTTCAGGTCGCCAATGGACACCCTGAG CAGGTACCTCTCACATTCTGGAACAATGCCTTCACGCTGCTGTCCGCTGTGAGTCTGCCCCACCAGGAGAGTGAAGCACTCAACTTCTATGTGAAGCGTGCTG GtgcagcaggaggctggggtctgggatgggggaaggtaCATGTAGCCTCATCACCCCCAACCCTGCAGGAGCACAAGAAGGCCTTCCAGCTGATGTGGCTCAGCTTCCTCAAATACAAG CTGCCGCTCAGCCTCTGCAAGAAGGTGCTCGTGATCATGCATGACTCCATCCTGCCACACCTGGCCCAGCCAAGCCTCATGATCGACTTCCTCACCCATGCCTACAACATGG GGGGCGCTGTCAGTCTTTTGGCCTTGAATGGACTCTTTATCCTGATTCACGAGCACAACCT GGAGTACCCTGACTTCTACCGGAAGCTCTATGGCCTCCTGGACCCATCCATCTTTCATGTCAAGTATCGGGCCCGCTTCTTCCATCTGGCCGATCTCTTCCTGTCCTCCTC ACACCCGGCCTGCCACATCCTTGTGCACCGCCCTCAGGGCCCAG AGCTGGATGCCGACCCCTATGACCCTGAAGAAGAGGACCCTGCCATGAGCCGAGCCCTGGAGAGCTCCTTGTGGGAGCTGCAG ACCCTGCAGCAGCACTACCACCCAGAGGTGTCCAGGGCCGCTGGCGTCATCAGTCAGGCGCTGTCCACATCCGAGGTCAGCATTGCACCGCTCTTGGGGCTCACTGCGTTCGAG GTCTTTGAGCAGGACCTGAAGAAGAAGGGGCCGGAGTCAGTACCACTGGAGTTCATCCCAGCCCAGGGCCTACTGGGCCGGTGGGACGACCTCTGCGCCCAGCACTTCACACTCAGCTGA
- the NOC4L gene encoding nucleolar complex protein 4 homolog isoform X2 yields MEGDFGPGVARRALGRLLEAVLANRGEANAVFDILAVLQSEDQGEIQEAVRACSRLFGALLERGELFVGQLPSEKMVMAGSQRATRKYKVWMRHRYHSCCNRLGELLAHPSFQVQELALGTLMKFVQLEGAHPLEKPKWEGNYLFPRQLFKSVVEGVLSPEEDHSLLLSQFREYLEHDDICYHTMQAATDVVVQVANGHPEVPLTFWNNAFTLLSAVSLPHQESEALNFYVKRAGAAGGWGLGWGKVHVASSPPTLQEHKKAFQLMWLSFLKYKLPLSLCKKVLVIMHDSILPHLAQPSLMIDFLTHAYNMGGAVSLLALNGLFILIHEHNLEYPDFYRKLYGLLDPSIFHVKYRARFFHLADLFLSSSHLPAYLVAAFAKRLSRLALTAPPEALLMVLPFICNLLRRHPACHILVHRPQGPELDADPYDPEEEDPAMSRALESSLWELQTLQQHYHPEVSRAAGVISQALSTSEVSIAPLLGLTAFEVFEQDLKKKGPESVPLEFIPAQGLLGRWDDLCAQHFTLS; encoded by the exons ATGGAGGGAGACTTCGGCCCCGGGGTCGCGCGTCGGGCGCTGGGCCGCCTGCTGGAGGCAGTGCTGGCGAACCGCGGCGAGGCCAACGCGGTGTTCGACATCCTGGCGGTGCTGCAG TCTGAGGACCAGGGGGAGATCCAGGAAGCAGTGCGCGCATGCAGCCGCCTTTTTGGGGCCTTGCTGGAGCGGGGAGAGCTGTTCGTGGGCCAGCTGCCCTCTGAGAAGATGGTCATGGCTG GGTCCCAGAGGGCCACAAGGAAGTACAAGGTGTGGATGAGGCACCGTTACCACAGCTGTTGCAACCGCCTGGGAGAGCTCCTTGCTCACCCCTCCTTTCAGGTTCAG GAGCTGGCTCTCGGGACACTCATGAAGTTCGTGCAGCTGGAAGGAGCACATCCTCTGGAGAAACCCAAGTGGGAAGGCAACTATCTGTTCCCCCGCCAGCTCTTCAAG TCTGTGGTGGAAGGCGTGCTCTCTCCAGAGGAGGACCACTCGCTGCTCCTCTCCCAGTTTCGGGAGTATCTGGAACACGATGACATCTGCTACCACACGATGCAAGCGGCCACAGACGTTGTGGTTCAGGTCGCCAATGGACACCCTGAG GTACCTCTCACATTCTGGAACAATGCCTTCACGCTGCTGTCCGCTGTGAGTCTGCCCCACCAGGAGAGTGAAGCACTCAACTTCTATGTGAAGCGTGCTG GtgcagcaggaggctggggtctgggatgggggaaggtaCATGTAGCCTCATCACCCCCAACCCTGCAGGAGCACAAGAAGGCCTTCCAGCTGATGTGGCTCAGCTTCCTCAAATACAAG CTGCCGCTCAGCCTCTGCAAGAAGGTGCTCGTGATCATGCATGACTCCATCCTGCCACACCTGGCCCAGCCAAGCCTCATGATCGACTTCCTCACCCATGCCTACAACATGG GGGGCGCTGTCAGTCTTTTGGCCTTGAATGGACTCTTTATCCTGATTCACGAGCACAACCT GGAGTACCCTGACTTCTACCGGAAGCTCTATGGCCTCCTGGACCCATCCATCTTTCATGTCAAGTATCGGGCCCGCTTCTTCCATCTGGCCGATCTCTTCCTGTCCTCCTC TCACCTGCCTGCCTATCTGGTGGCTGCCTTTGCCAAGCGCCTGTCCCGCTTGGCCCTGACGGCCCCTCCCGAGGCCCTGCTTATGGTCTTGCCCTTCATCTGCAACCTGCTGCGCAGACACCCGGCCTGCCACATCCTTGTGCACCGCCCTCAGGGCCCAG AGCTGGATGCCGACCCCTATGACCCTGAAGAAGAGGACCCTGCCATGAGCCGAGCCCTGGAGAGCTCCTTGTGGGAGCTGCAG ACCCTGCAGCAGCACTACCACCCAGAGGTGTCCAGGGCCGCTGGCGTCATCAGTCAGGCGCTGTCCACATCCGAGGTCAGCATTGCACCGCTCTTGGGGCTCACTGCGTTCGAG GTCTTTGAGCAGGACCTGAAGAAGAAGGGGCCGGAGTCAGTACCACTGGAGTTCATCCCAGCCCAGGGCCTACTGGGCCGGTGGGACGACCTCTGCGCCCAGCACTTCACACTCAGCTGA
- the NOC4L gene encoding nucleolar complex protein 4 homolog isoform X3, which yields MEGDFGPGVARRALGRLLEAVLANRGEANAVFDILAVLQSEDQGEIQEAVRACSRLFGALLERGELFVGQLPSEKMVMAGSQRATRKYKVWMRHRYHSCCNRLGELLAHPSFQVQELALGTLMKFVQLEGAHPLEKPKWEGNYLFPRQLFKSVVEGVLSPEEDHSLLLSQFREYLEHDDICYHTMQAATDVVVQVANGHPEQVPLTFWNNAFTLLSAVSLPHQESEALNFYVKRAELLDKWKVAHLKEHKKAFQLMWLSFLKYKLPLSLCKKVLVIMHDSILPHLAQPSLMIDFLTHAYNMGGAVSLLALNGLFILIHEHNLEYPDFYRKLYGLLDPSIFHVKYRARFFHLADLFLSSSHLPAYLVAAFAKRLSRLALTAPPEALLMVLPFICNLLRRHPACHILVHRPQGPELDADPYDPEEEDPAMSRALESSLWELQTLQQHYHPEVSRAAGVISQALSTSEVSIAPLLGLTAFEVFEQDLKKKGPESVPLEFIPAQGLLGRWDDLCAQHFTLS from the exons ATGGAGGGAGACTTCGGCCCCGGGGTCGCGCGTCGGGCGCTGGGCCGCCTGCTGGAGGCAGTGCTGGCGAACCGCGGCGAGGCCAACGCGGTGTTCGACATCCTGGCGGTGCTGCAG TCTGAGGACCAGGGGGAGATCCAGGAAGCAGTGCGCGCATGCAGCCGCCTTTTTGGGGCCTTGCTGGAGCGGGGAGAGCTGTTCGTGGGCCAGCTGCCCTCTGAGAAGATGGTCATGGCTG GGTCCCAGAGGGCCACAAGGAAGTACAAGGTGTGGATGAGGCACCGTTACCACAGCTGTTGCAACCGCCTGGGAGAGCTCCTTGCTCACCCCTCCTTTCAGGTTCAG GAGCTGGCTCTCGGGACACTCATGAAGTTCGTGCAGCTGGAAGGAGCACATCCTCTGGAGAAACCCAAGTGGGAAGGCAACTATCTGTTCCCCCGCCAGCTCTTCAAG TCTGTGGTGGAAGGCGTGCTCTCTCCAGAGGAGGACCACTCGCTGCTCCTCTCCCAGTTTCGGGAGTATCTGGAACACGATGACATCTGCTACCACACGATGCAAGCGGCCACAGACGTTGTGGTTCAGGTCGCCAATGGACACCCTGAG CAGGTACCTCTCACATTCTGGAACAATGCCTTCACGCTGCTGTCCGCTGTGAGTCTGCCCCACCAGGAGAGTGAAGCACTCAACTTCTATGTGAAGCGTGCTG AGCTGTTGGACAAGTGGAAGGTGGCTCACCTGAAG GAGCACAAGAAGGCCTTCCAGCTGATGTGGCTCAGCTTCCTCAAATACAAG CTGCCGCTCAGCCTCTGCAAGAAGGTGCTCGTGATCATGCATGACTCCATCCTGCCACACCTGGCCCAGCCAAGCCTCATGATCGACTTCCTCACCCATGCCTACAACATGG GGGGCGCTGTCAGTCTTTTGGCCTTGAATGGACTCTTTATCCTGATTCACGAGCACAACCT GGAGTACCCTGACTTCTACCGGAAGCTCTATGGCCTCCTGGACCCATCCATCTTTCATGTCAAGTATCGGGCCCGCTTCTTCCATCTGGCCGATCTCTTCCTGTCCTCCTC TCACCTGCCTGCCTATCTGGTGGCTGCCTTTGCCAAGCGCCTGTCCCGCTTGGCCCTGACGGCCCCTCCCGAGGCCCTGCTTATGGTCTTGCCCTTCATCTGCAACCTGCTGCGCAGACACCCGGCCTGCCACATCCTTGTGCACCGCCCTCAGGGCCCAG AGCTGGATGCCGACCCCTATGACCCTGAAGAAGAGGACCCTGCCATGAGCCGAGCCCTGGAGAGCTCCTTGTGGGAGCTGCAG ACCCTGCAGCAGCACTACCACCCAGAGGTGTCCAGGGCCGCTGGCGTCATCAGTCAGGCGCTGTCCACATCCGAGGTCAGCATTGCACCGCTCTTGGGGCTCACTGCGTTCGAG GTCTTTGAGCAGGACCTGAAGAAGAAGGGGCCGGAGTCAGTACCACTGGAGTTCATCCCAGCCCAGGGCCTACTGGGCCGGTGGGACGACCTCTGCGCCCAGCACTTCACACTCAGCTGA
- the NOC4L gene encoding nucleolar complex protein 4 homolog isoform X4 encodes MEGDFGPGVARRALGRLLEAVLANRGEANAVFDILAVLQSEDQGEIQEAVRACSRLFGALLERGELFVGQLPSEKMVMAGSQRATRKYKVWMRHRYHSCCNRLGELLAHPSFQVQELALGTLMKFVQLEGAHPLEKPKWEGNYLFPRQLFKSVVEGVLSPEEDHSLLLSQFREYLEHDDICYHTMQAATDVVVQVANGHPEVPLTFWNNAFTLLSAVSLPHQESEALNFYVKRAELLDKWKVAHLKEHKKAFQLMWLSFLKYKLPLSLCKKVLVIMHDSILPHLAQPSLMIDFLTHAYNMGGAVSLLALNGLFILIHEHNLEYPDFYRKLYGLLDPSIFHVKYRARFFHLADLFLSSSHLPAYLVAAFAKRLSRLALTAPPEALLMVLPFICNLLRRHPACHILVHRPQGPELDADPYDPEEEDPAMSRALESSLWELQTLQQHYHPEVSRAAGVISQALSTSEVSIAPLLGLTAFEVFEQDLKKKGPESVPLEFIPAQGLLGRWDDLCAQHFTLS; translated from the exons ATGGAGGGAGACTTCGGCCCCGGGGTCGCGCGTCGGGCGCTGGGCCGCCTGCTGGAGGCAGTGCTGGCGAACCGCGGCGAGGCCAACGCGGTGTTCGACATCCTGGCGGTGCTGCAG TCTGAGGACCAGGGGGAGATCCAGGAAGCAGTGCGCGCATGCAGCCGCCTTTTTGGGGCCTTGCTGGAGCGGGGAGAGCTGTTCGTGGGCCAGCTGCCCTCTGAGAAGATGGTCATGGCTG GGTCCCAGAGGGCCACAAGGAAGTACAAGGTGTGGATGAGGCACCGTTACCACAGCTGTTGCAACCGCCTGGGAGAGCTCCTTGCTCACCCCTCCTTTCAGGTTCAG GAGCTGGCTCTCGGGACACTCATGAAGTTCGTGCAGCTGGAAGGAGCACATCCTCTGGAGAAACCCAAGTGGGAAGGCAACTATCTGTTCCCCCGCCAGCTCTTCAAG TCTGTGGTGGAAGGCGTGCTCTCTCCAGAGGAGGACCACTCGCTGCTCCTCTCCCAGTTTCGGGAGTATCTGGAACACGATGACATCTGCTACCACACGATGCAAGCGGCCACAGACGTTGTGGTTCAGGTCGCCAATGGACACCCTGAG GTACCTCTCACATTCTGGAACAATGCCTTCACGCTGCTGTCCGCTGTGAGTCTGCCCCACCAGGAGAGTGAAGCACTCAACTTCTATGTGAAGCGTGCTG AGCTGTTGGACAAGTGGAAGGTGGCTCACCTGAAG GAGCACAAGAAGGCCTTCCAGCTGATGTGGCTCAGCTTCCTCAAATACAAG CTGCCGCTCAGCCTCTGCAAGAAGGTGCTCGTGATCATGCATGACTCCATCCTGCCACACCTGGCCCAGCCAAGCCTCATGATCGACTTCCTCACCCATGCCTACAACATGG GGGGCGCTGTCAGTCTTTTGGCCTTGAATGGACTCTTTATCCTGATTCACGAGCACAACCT GGAGTACCCTGACTTCTACCGGAAGCTCTATGGCCTCCTGGACCCATCCATCTTTCATGTCAAGTATCGGGCCCGCTTCTTCCATCTGGCCGATCTCTTCCTGTCCTCCTC TCACCTGCCTGCCTATCTGGTGGCTGCCTTTGCCAAGCGCCTGTCCCGCTTGGCCCTGACGGCCCCTCCCGAGGCCCTGCTTATGGTCTTGCCCTTCATCTGCAACCTGCTGCGCAGACACCCGGCCTGCCACATCCTTGTGCACCGCCCTCAGGGCCCAG AGCTGGATGCCGACCCCTATGACCCTGAAGAAGAGGACCCTGCCATGAGCCGAGCCCTGGAGAGCTCCTTGTGGGAGCTGCAG ACCCTGCAGCAGCACTACCACCCAGAGGTGTCCAGGGCCGCTGGCGTCATCAGTCAGGCGCTGTCCACATCCGAGGTCAGCATTGCACCGCTCTTGGGGCTCACTGCGTTCGAG GTCTTTGAGCAGGACCTGAAGAAGAAGGGGCCGGAGTCAGTACCACTGGAGTTCATCCCAGCCCAGGGCCTACTGGGCCGGTGGGACGACCTCTGCGCCCAGCACTTCACACTCAGCTGA